The following nucleotide sequence is from Halapricum desulfuricans.
CGAAGTAACCAGAACACTCCAGTACGCGGGAGAAACGATAGACGTCTACAGCACGCCCGAGTATCCGGAGGGGCTGACCAGTATCTTCTGGCTCCCCTACGAGACCGCGGACGGTCTACGATACTTCCAGACCATACTCAGGTTCGGCTACAGCAACAGCTTCATCGCGAGGGTGGAAGGCAGCGACGTGGAGATATATTGCGAGTCGCTGTTCGATGACCTGGCCGACCAGATATTCCCGACCATCGAGCCGAACCCGGCGACGACCATCGCGTCCGAGTTGTAGCCCCGTCGGCGGCTGTTCGACGACGAAGGCTGGCCCGATCAGGCGGTTTTGATCGTCGTCTCAGGATTCGGTCGAAGGCTGTTCCGAACCGTCTCCGTCGCCGTCCGTATGCGTTCGTTGCACGCGTCCCGCCCCTCGTCTTCGAGGCCGTAGACGTCGGAGTACGTCACGATGCTCGTCCGGTAATACTCGCGGCTGCCGCCCGACCCGTAGGGGAGGAAAAGCACGTATGCCGGTGGATAGTTCGACGGAGGAACGTCGGGGAATCCGAGTACTTCGAGCGTCTCGCCGTCGAACGTCTGCTCGTCGACGACGGCAAGCGGGTCAGTCTCGCGGGTCGTGAGTTTGTCTTTCTCGGCTTCGACCTCGCTCGCCGATAACGGGGCCGAGGACTGGCCGATCCTGACGGTGGCCGTTCTGGCGTAGCCGTCGACAGTGACGTCCGGGCTCATTATCTGCTGGAAGCGCCCGTTCTGTCCCGGTATCGGGTCCCCGACAGTCCACGTCTCGGGGTAGTCGAACGCGAAGACGTACGGCGTTCCCGAGACGTCGTAGGCGGTCGGACTCCCAGCCAGGGGAGTACAGACCGAGTCCGGCCCGTCCGGCGCCGTCGTTTCGTCGTCGGCCGTTTGGGTGGGGGACTGCGTGGTTGTGCTGTCACTCGTCTGTCCGGCACTGTCCGGCGTCGCCGTCGGTGTTGGGTCGCCGCCATCTTGATCTGTATCGCCTCCGTTAGCGGGTGTGTCACTCCCAGAACACCCTGCCAAAACGGTCGCGACTCCAGCTGTCCCGAGGAGGACTCGTCGCCGCGTCAGCGTCGTGTCTCTGTTGGACATCTGGGTCAGGCCTCCCCGATGGTCGTATCCGGGTTCGGCCGCAGGCTCTCACGCACCGTCTCAGCGGCCGTGTGCACCGGGTCGTCACACAGTGTCACGCTCTGGTTGTCCTCGTTCAGCCGGAGGATGCTGGTCAGCGTGTTTATCGTCAGCGAGTAGTACTGACGTCGGTCGGCAGGCCCGTGAGGTAGCCACATCTGATAGAACGACGGATCGGTGTCCGAGATCCCGACGACTTGGATCGTTTCTCTATCGAACTCCTGTTCGCTGACCACCTCGAAGCGAGCGTACTGGCCTTCGGTTCCCGCAGCGATCTCCGAATCAACTTCGCTTGCGGAGAGTGGGTCAGCAGACTGAATGACCTGGATGCTGGCGCTCTCCCGCTCACCGTCGACAGTGACGACCGGGCTGGTGATACCCTGTGTTCTTCCCCTGGACCCCACGATCGGCTCGGTTAACTCCCAGCTGTCGATGTAATCGAACGAAAAGACGAACGTCGTGTCGCTGCCATCGTATGGGACCGGATCACCTGCAAGCCGGCTACAGTCCGGATCGGGATTGCTTCCGGGCGTCGAATCGTTCCCTCCCCCAGACGTTTTGTCGGTCTCCTGGATTGCGTTCGGGACGGTCGTCGACTCGCTATCGGTCGGGCCCCCGGAGCTGCCACTGTCAGCTGGATTACCGCCGTCCGTCGTCTCGCTACCGGCGCACCCGGCGAAGGCAGCCGCGGCCACAGTCGCACCAGTCACGAACCGCCGTCGAGATATGAATGTTCGAGGCATGTATAACTAATACTGTCCACATACGTATACTTATCGCCAAATGTCCGGTTTTGGTGGGTATTATCCAGAAAATATTGCCTACTATTGTGTAAACGTATAGTGAAATCGTTCAAATTCACGATTCCCTCGTCATCACACCAGCGGATGAAATGGCTCAGCTGTGAGCGATAGGAATAGCTAGTAGCTGGTGTGACGCCATTTTCGCGGTCAGCGATGTACAAGTCGAGTGCGCGTTCAACTTCGACGGGTTCGAGACCCAGTGGTCGTTCCCACGCGAACCACCGTTGGAAGCCCTATTTGCAGCCCTCGAATTCGGATGTCTCACGCCTGGAAAAGTGATTCGTTCGACAGTCGGACAAGCGCCTCCAGCGCCCATAGCCGATATTCTTCCCGAAATCACGGCTCAGAGCGTCTGATTCGGGCGTTTCGCGTTCTACTGTTGAGATGTGTGTGCTTTCGTTCGATGCGCGACCGGGCGAGTGGTGGCCACGGGAGCTCGCATCCAGCCACACTGGTCCCAACAGAGAAAATCAATCGCTGATTGAGTTAGCGCGTGTCGAACGAGTTGATAACCTCAATCGTCGAGTACGTCTCAACCAGATCCTGTTCGTCAAAGTCTGAGTCGTCACTCCAGATGGCCGCATCGCAGGCAATCGCACACGCCAGATAGAGCACATCATCCGGATCAGTGTCACCAATTGCTTCATCCGCGCTCTCGATGGCCGGATAGAACTCACTGGCTGGGACAACGTCGATGTATTGGAACAGAAGCTCGATGAACTGTGTCACCCGGTCCGGTTTCATTCCCGACTTCTCGACGATCAGATCCTCGTAGTTCTCGATTTCGTCGTGAACGAATGCGGGTGTCAAGAGGTCGGAGTCGAGCGTGACGATGAGCTCCCGCGTTTTCGAATCAGCGATAAGTGCAGAGATGACGACGTTGGCGTCGATGACCAGCTTCATTCGTCGTGTTACGCCGATTTCTCGTCAACGCGCTTGCGTCCGCTCTCGTTGATTTTGGTAACGATGTCCTGTACATCACTCTCGGTGAGTTCGCTCTCGCTGGTGAGTTCGTTCATCACTTCGAGTGTCTCGACCTTCTCTTGGATGGCCTGCCGAGTGACCTCACTCCAGTTGATCTCCGGGTGGTTCTCCATACGCTCTTTCAGGTCGTCATCCACGTTGACCGTAATAGTCGGCATACACAAAACTACGTGAACACAGAATACTGTGTCTTTCGGTGTATCTCATATCGCCAATTTTGGCCGCCTCACGCTTGGAAAGGGAATTCGTTCGACAGCCGGACAAGCGCCTCCAGCGCCCATCGCTGCGATTCGTGCCGAAATCACGGCTCACAGCCCCTGATTCGGGCGTTTCGCGTTCTGCTGTTGAGATGTGTTTGCTTTCGTTCGATGCGCGACTGGGCGAGTGGTGGCCACGGGAGTTCACGTCCATCCACACTGGTCCCAACAGAGAAGATTAATCGCTGATAGACACTACTGCTTCATATTCTGTCAGAATCCGCGTGCAAGACTTAGAGCGTGTAGTCAGCATAGCGCTGTGCTTCTTTTCACCACCCCGATGCTGAACCAACTGCTCACTAAACATACACACTGAGCACAGACGGGGTATCCAGTTTTCCGCTCAGAGCGTAACACCCGCAGTGTCTTAACCTGGCCGACTCCCGTCAGAACCGCTTGCAGGATATCGCGAACAGGTCAGCAGTTCGGCGGAGGCGCCCCTACTCATAGGGATTATCGTAGCCGGTCGGAGGAATCCTCACCTCCGACCAGGCGACAGGAATCGATTTCACCAGCGAAATCTATGGATTTCTACGATAAACCCTATCAGTGTCGGTACTCGGTGGCCACGATTCACAGGGTGGCGTGAAACTGGTGACCGACGCATCGATTTCGATTTTCAGTCTAACCGAAGTACAGGCACTCTCAGTTTCGGATGAGACCGCGTGTGCGTTCCACGATGGGTTCGCATCGACTCTCGTGTACACAGTCCAGTTGCCGGTCCCGTCAGTCCACGCGGAGTTGTTGAGAACGGCGAGGTCGATACTGAGATCTGTCTCGTTCGAAGTGGACGAGACTCCATCCAACACGACCGACGTTCCGTACACAGGCGCGGAGTCGCGCTCAACGAGAACGTGGACCCTGTGAGTGGTGTTATCGGCGTTCTCGACAGTGATCTGTCCCAGTTCCGTGTTGTTGGCATCGCTCCCGCCGGGCATTGCTGAGCATCCAGCAATCAGGATCATCGAACAGGCCAAGACGGTTACGCCTGTTTGTCGCTTGTCGAAAAGGAGGGCCATACTGGAGTCATTTCAATGAGATATAATAAAAGTTTCGTGTTTTCAGGGACACATTCGAAGGGCTCGACAAGGAGTTCAGGATGCTCCTCTGAATTCGTGCTGTGTGTCTTTTTTGACGGTGTAGATGCCGTCTGAAGCTAGTAGGCCCCTGTAGTCAATTCGCGCACTCCATCTTGCACGGGCGTATTGACCTTTCCAGTCCCTGTCAGAAATGAGGTAACCGACTCAGAGGATCAATGCAGCATGGGGTTTCGAGATAGCAAAATGGACTAACGTCGGAATATATAGAGATTCTGCTAACGATGCCGTCGATATATCCGGCATCCCGGCACTGTCTAGTTGAGCACCTCCTCAGCTGGCGTCGAGCCATCTAGTGCTTGGTTCGGACGATGTCGGTTGTAGTAGTGTCTGAAGCGTCTGAGCCAGCGTTTCGCGCTCGATTGACTGCCGCGCCAAAACGAATGAAAGCGGTCGATTCGCATGGTCACAGTCTGGAACCACTTTTCGATGTGGTTCCGGTCGTGGTAATCGAGGTGACCGCTCAGGTCGTGTCGAGAGAGGGCAGTCAGATAGCCGCCAGCATCGACGAGAAACTCTGTGTCGGCAACGTCGTGTTTCTCGGTGAGGCGATGCAGGAACGCCGCCGCGGGGTCAGTCCCGCGGCGGCTGAACACGTCAACTTCAAGCAGGAGTTTTGATCCGGTGTCGATCGCGGCGTAGAGCCACTTCTTTTCGCCATCGACCTCGATCTGTTTCTCATCGACCGCGACCCGCGACGGCGCTGCCGTCGGCGGGTCGCTCTGTGTCTCAGCAAGCGTCTCTTTCCAATACCAGATCGCTTGGTGACAGCGATCGACACCCAACCAGTCTAAGACAGCCTCGACTTCACGCAATGACAGCCCCATTGAGTGAAGTCGAACCGCGAAACACCGGACGGGTGTCGGCGTGCGTTCGTTCTCCCAAGCGTCTTGATCCTGCACATCTAAGCGTTCTCTGAGGAGGTCTGCGAGTTCCATGGTCAGTTCTCGCTACGACCTCCTCGCTTCTCAATCCCTCAACTAGACAGTGCCGGCGCTGTCGATTTCTCTATTCCCTGTCAGCATCACTGTGACCGATTCAGAGGACGGATTCATCAGCAACTTGATTGCCAACTACGTAGGCATCGAAGTTCCTATGGACTCTTTCACGCCCCATGGTTGTTCGATTCATTAATACTTAGGTGACTGGCGCTCGTAGCTTCGATAGTATATGGATGCCGATGACCTGCAGGCCATGCTCGAACAGAACGGCGAACTGATGCTCGCAGTTGCACATTTCCCTCAACCGATCGAACTCCATCTCCACGACACAGAGATCGGCGAAGAAACTGTACGTCTGGAACTGACTGATGGGGTCTTGGAGTTCGATATCGACAAAGTAGCCGGTGCGTGGCAGCACACTCACTCGCTGGCCGATCTCGGCCTCGAATAACGCCACTAGATGCGCTTCGATACGTTGTCACTTTTGGAAAATCGATTTTGCTCTTCTAAGTAAGGCCCTCTTGATACAGACGCGCCCTCCATCTTGCATAGGCGCTATTGACTTGCCCTGTCTCTGTCAGTAACGGCGTGACCAACTCAGGGCGTTAGTGGTTCATCACATCTAACTAACGTACAGGGCTTAGTTTATTGTTGATCGCATGTAATGTGTGATGCGTGTTGGTCAATGGTTGATCCCAGTCAGTGGGCAGCGATAGATGACTTGTGGGCGGCCTACATCGAAAGCGATACAGAAGCCGTAGGTAGTGCGGACGTCCGGTCACTGCATCGAGACTGGGGCACGGAACTGTGGCACGATCTCGACAGCTGGTGGGAAAGCTCTGTCCACACACTGTCGGCGACGTTGTCGACGGGACGGACACTTCACCAGATAGGGGGACATACTGAATGGAAAGACATGGGTCCGTGGTGGGACAGCTATCTGGATACGCTGCCAGCGACAATGAATACGTCGATGGTACCTAAACTGGTGGAGATATGGGGCGCTGATACATGGGAAGTAGTGGACCCGTGGTGGGAGAAATATGTCGACACCCCATCGTCGGGTTTGACATCATCGGCAGTACGCAAGCTGGACGACAGCTGGGGAACCGGTGAGTGGTCGGAGATGGATCTGTGGTGGGAAGCCTACGCTGTCAGTCAGCGAGAACAGGTCTCAGATCTCCGTGACTGTATGGAGCGGCTGAATGACGAGTGGGAGCGCAGTCCCTCGCGGTTTGATCGTGATCCACTGACGACTGATTGGACCAGCGAGCGACGATCATCTGGCCCGCTGCGAATCACCCACGAGGAAGACTGGTCACATTGGTTTGCCCACTTGGTTCGAGCGTCGTCGGGTGCATTCACAGGCCGCCTGTTTGGTGACGATTTCGAGATACCGCCCCAGGAAGTCAGACGGGAAGTCCGATTCCACAATCCGGACGGGCCGAATCGTCGAATCGATATCCTCGTTGACTACGAAAGCATAGGACTCTCGATTGAGGTTAAGCGAAATGACACAAGATACGAAAAAACACCCGAAACGGCAGGCCTGATCGATAATCAAAAGAACGGCGAGTGGACACACTTGCTGTTGCTCCCACGCCACAAATCGTCGCGATTGCGATGGCACTTCGGAGATCGACTGGTCGAACCGCAAGACAGCGCTACCACCATTGTCAGCACGGACTATCCAGATGTCCGCGTACTCTACTGGGAGACTGTCAGTCGAATACTCCGTGAGACTCTGCTTGCTGGTGAAGAGCATGACCCACACTGGGAGAGCAGTGCGTACCTCTTCGTGTCCCACATTGAGCAGCACATCAGTTCCTTTGAGTCAGTTTCGCCGGATTGGGACCCATCCATGGCCGGAGAAGAGACAGCCGGAACGCCATCTCTCACAGCACTACAGCGACTGACCACAGCAGACCTCAGCGAGCAACTCACACACTTCAAGCAGACACTGGAGACCCAACAATGAATGACGCATTTGTCACAACTGCGATTAAGAAGGACCGATATCTCAAAGCAACGCGGTTGGTTGATCAGTTTGAGTCCGAAATAATCCGCGAACTGAAAAACACGTGCAAGAGGATCATCGAGGACAATGACAAACTGTTCCCAGACGACCCATCACTGAGTACTAAGAAATTCGACAACAGTAGTTCGTTGCGAACTCTCCGGGTAAAGCTGCCACTCAACCGTGTCGTATCCCACGAGGAAGACAGTGACACTGTTACATTCTATATGGCAATTGAGTGGACCGAGCCAGAAGATCGAGGTGAAGACTCCCCCACAGATTCGGCACTTTGTGTCGCACATTATAAACTGTTGCCAACTCCACGAGAGGATTTCGAGTCAGTCAAAGCCCAGACGAACGAGGCAGGCGACTGGAATATCCGCTTTGGCGATGACATCCATGACTCTGACCGTGGTGTATGCTACATTCCAATCACGGATGCCACCGAGATGGACGACGCCTTGTCTGAATTGCGCAAGCACGTTTCGACATACGGCCATGAGTACGGAGTTCCTATGTAAATTTATTGGTATATAGTTTAGTTCCTCAAAGAAGAATTTGTGATATAGCACTCACTTTTCTTGGATTCCGACGCATACTCACACTCGAAAATCACCAAACTTGAGTTTTGCTCAACACTCAATTGATGATGGTCATACTCTCAGGGATTATAGTCGTCTGACCGATACGCGCCCTCCATCTTGCACGGGCGTATTGACCTATCCGTCTCTGTCAGAACTGCTGTGACCGATACAGAGGATGAGTCCGATCAACGGATCGGCACCAGAGTATCGAAGTGGCAAAAGACACTTTTCTACCCGTTTGTATAGGCCGGTATATGCGCAGAAGACGCTATCTCGGGACGATCGGTGCCGTTCTCGGGAGCGTGTCTTCTGCAGGCTGTATGGGTCTCGCCCCGCTCGGGCCTGAAAACGAGAGTCCAGAGTATCCGGGCGGAACACTGGTCGTCGAGAACACGGATCAGGCGGCTGTAGACGTATCAGTGACTGCCAGCCCTGAGGAATACGATGCCTCGCTCGATACAACCGTTGGCGACGGAGTGACACTCGTCTGGCGTGAATTCGTCACCGCTGAGAGAGGCGATGTCGTCACTCTAGCGGCCCAAATCAGGGAAGAGGGAGCCCCGATCGAATTCCAGTTTCTTCCCGCCGGCGGTGACGGCGATTCCCCACCGGAAGTGGCTCGCCTCACAGTCAAGAATGCTGTCGAAGCGAGTGCGACCTGGACCGCAACAAAAGGAAATTAGGCATATTTCTGTCGGTAAGGGGCTGGGTGCCTGGCACGACCAAGCAGGCGAGATACGCGCACTCCATCTTGCACGGGCGCTATCTATCTCTCTATTCCCTGTCAGCATCACTGTGACCGATTCAGAGCCTGTATCCATTATTCGATGGTCTACCGCATTATCGAGAGACGGAATAGGATCTCCACAAGAAAGAGAGCAAAACTCTTCTCAATAGTGATATGTATTGATCTATCTAGACCAGGGGAGTCTGGTGGTTAGTAAGAGTGTTTTTTCATCGAGGGATTTCTATCGCTCTTGGGCACCCCTCGGTTTCACCTGGGACGGCAGCTGTTGATGGAATACTATACTAGCGCTCTATCTCTTTCACTGTCGCCGCAAACGGAATTTCAATTGACAAATCGCTGTTTCTGCGCTGCCGGAATTCAGACGTTTCACGCCCCGAAAAGGGATTCGTTCGATGGGCGACCGGCCGAGTGGCGGCCACGGGAGTTCGCGTCTATCCACACTAGTCCCAACAGAGAACAGCAATCGTCGATTGAAGCTCTTCGTGGCGACTGTCGAGTCAGTCGGGCAGTTGAGGCAGAAGCGACAAGAGACGACGGAGAGACAAGTCGAAGGGTACGAGTTACTCGTTTTCGAGCGCGTCGTAGATGTCTCGGTTCGACTCTCGATCGGCTGTTGCGATACGCCGAACTAACTCTCCACGGATGTCCTCCATCACTTCGTCGAGCGGAGAAGCGGACTCTGTCCCTTCTTCAGTGGCCATATCTGAGTAGATGTCCTGAGCGCGGTTAATCGTTCGGGTCCGACAGATCGCCGTGCAACTGTTCTAGTCCGTACTGAATGAGGTCCTCGCGCCAGTCTTCGATTTCGCCTATCAGGTCCAGTTCTTCTGTATGAGACCGGAGATACTCGATAGTCCTTTCCTCATCGACGGTCGTCTCGTCGGTACCGAGTCGTTTCAAAACTCCTCTGATTTCGTCGTCGTACTCGAACCGATACCCATTGAGGAAATAGAACACGGCCGCAGTGTTGAGCGCGGTACGTTTGTTCGCATCGACGAAAGGGTGGTTCGCAACGAGGAGCCGAAGAAGATGAAATGCCTTTTCGTGAATCGTCTCCGGTGCCGCATCGAAGCTTCCTTCTTTGATATAGTCCAGCGCGAATTCGATATCCCCGCGGTTCGCCACGCCGGGATGAGTATTGGGATACTCCGAAACGATGTCGTCGTGGATGGTGAGAACGTCTGCAACTGACGGATACCACAACGAGTCTGCCATACAACGTATTATCGATACCGGTCCGGTGTAGTCTTTGCTATGAACGACACAGAAACCACGCCGATCCCGATTTTCGGACTGACGAACGCGACTCCCGTATGCCAGAACGATTGAGCTTCGACGCTCGAATCATAGCTTCCGGCACCCATCGCCGATATCCTTCCCGAAATCACGGCTCACAGCCTCTGATTCGCCGTTTCGCGTTCTACTGTTGAGGTGTGCGTGCTTTCGTTCGATGTGCGACCGGACGAGTGGTGGCCACGGGAGTTCGCGTCCAACCGAAGAGGTGGCAATTCAGAAAATCAATCGCCGGTCGACGGATTCGTCCTTACCCCCATGACAGGCCCACGGTTGTTTCCGGCGGGGAGAGCGGGCTCGCCGGCAGCTCACCGCTCGGATCGGGGTCGTTGTAGGCTTTCGGAGCCACGTCGTTCGGCGCGTCGGGATAGAACAGCGAGGCAAGCGCGTGGATGTGTTCGCGTCCGACGTCGAGTTCGAACTGTCCGCCGCCGAACAGCTGAATCTCCCGGTTGCGGCAGTAGTCGATGGTGTCGAAAAGCGACTGTATCGAACCGAATCGGGATGGCTTGATGTTGAGCCACTCCGGCTCCCAGGGGAGGTCTTCGACGGTTTCGATGCCTCGAATCGGGTAGTCCCAGGTCACGCGTGCTTCGTGCCCCTCGAAGAGGGGTCGCGTCTCCTCGTTCAGTTCTGGGTCTTCGATGAGTGCTTCGGGAAAGCCCTCGATGACTCGCTCGTACAGTTCCGGGTCGGCAGGCTGATCGACCGTCGTCCCGTGGTACTGTCCTTTGAGGTCGAGTGTTCGGACAGCGTCGGTTGCCGCGAGGCGCTCGATGACGTCTATCGTCCACTCCGATGTCGGATCGAGTTTGAACTCCAACTCGGGGTTCCGGTCGAGCCAGTCGAGCACTCGGTCTCCGGTCGGCGGTTCCTCTAGACGCGTACTCACGACGAATCGAACTGGATCGTACGTTCGGCCGAGACGGTCGGCGAGGTCCGTGTCGGCCTGCTTCAATGCGAGATCGAGCGCGGCGCTCTCGAAGGCCCACTGTCGATAATTGCGGAAGATCGACTGGTTCGGTTCGGTGCCGTGGAACAAATCGATCTCAGATACCTGACTCGAGAACTCGTCGAGGGTGTATTCGCCCGTGACAGGGAACTCCTCTGCAGAAGTGTGTAGAGCTTCGTGTGCGTCGTTGTCGTATGTGACGTCCTCGCCACGCCCGGTTTCGCCGTCGCCGTGTAACGAGACGGTGGTCGTCGCTCGGGTGAAACCGCTCGACGTGTCCCGCTCGCGCCACTCGAGGTCGTAGGCCTCTATTTCGAGTTCGAGGCCGGAGACGTGATCGTACAACATCGTGAGCCCTCCTTCGTCCCGACGGCACTAATAACTGAGAGAGACAGCCGTCGAACCTGATGACTGTGAGCGTAGCCCGCGGCGACTTCGAGACGCCGTCGAGGTCGCTGCCCCCTCTTAGAGCAAGGCTACGGGCAGGCTAGGGAACCTTGATGTAGTGAGTTCTC
It contains:
- a CDS encoding type II toxin-antitoxin system death-on-curing family toxin; translated protein: MADSLWYPSVADVLTIHDDIVSEYPNTHPGVANRGDIEFALDYIKEGSFDAAPETIHEKAFHLLRLLVANHPFVDANKRTALNTAAVFYFLNGYRFEYDDEIRGVLKRLGTDETTVDEERTIEYLRSHTEELDLIGEIEDWREDLIQYGLEQLHGDLSDPND
- a CDS encoding PIN domain-containing protein produces the protein MKLVIDANVVISALIADSKTRELIVTLDSDLLTPAFVHDEIENYEDLIVEKSGMKPDRVTQFIELLFQYIDVVPASEFYPAIESADEAIGDTDPDDVLYLACAIACDAAIWSDDSDFDEQDLVETYSTIEVINSFDTR
- a CDS encoding IS6 family transposase, which produces MELADLLRERLDVQDQDAWENERTPTPVRCFAVRLHSMGLSLREVEAVLDWLGVDRCHQAIWYWKETLAETQSDPPTAAPSRVAVDEKQIEVDGEKKWLYAAIDTGSKLLLEVDVFSRRGTDPAAAFLHRLTEKHDVADTEFLVDAGGYLTALSRHDLSGHLDYHDRNHIEKWFQTVTMRIDRFHSFWRGSQSSAKRWLRRFRHYYNRHRPNQALDGSTPAEEVLN